Proteins co-encoded in one Xiphophorus couchianus chromosome 16, X_couchianus-1.0, whole genome shotgun sequence genomic window:
- the tcf20 gene encoding transcription factor 20 isoform X2, giving the protein MQNFSNSPAPPSIPPGFSGRSVGGPPYPPQPVEPQISPRMMEDYVGMQQQSIHRGHHHPSQASHMLAFGVRNRGALELPPTQGNVHAGNNNNPYRKEAMEFYFSMGGKDRHRRGGMGYGGSFGYPGIDGHIPHQYRHPGSSSVTSSGLMSPYPVDYGSSAGSGGAAGAFSPSHQYNMNQNPVMQSVPGSQMQQRQHGQSFPPVHQAQQQRNYPHSGHRMTPQYHYSPQGGASTGSSGMYSPPLQRYLDGAANSSFDPKVNSSPSVNTSSNSVSSTGTANNVGPVENVQQSYPASNYSGYLPQSHSLHKQATLQHRNSQHSLGVGYDGSLKMPHQGLPAGSIFAKHHQTSNPSIAQPSSQEIAKSPMHSNAQQTQMNQNFSPISNPSPAASAVHSPSCSSSPSPLMGVSEALGNASNHGPPMSSTRSGPGHSRLLQTAPQLSPTPNSNSSVSSCGSSGSHKAHSLSAVGGSSLPPVGRNKMSQGSREEGSSVYSTSSLDRMQDAGLNSLNALSSQVANLPNTVQHMLLTDTVFSHKKRDGGQAPHAAHCVPPSQPRSRNLSAASSGSTVKDVRAGDGAEEDSTLLPVGAPSGTKVEPEEQLAERERGRARQVSGASSGSEVTSYNPTQTQPGQTCNVKILVLESQSKEAAETKTKEINIPSSAASLSSEGSLTLHSAPPVSSSPSSSSNIPPATTQNCVSETGLAYNDHRGGEIKKESEAAAEKTQKVSSQMQQDGGVSAKNGQEKKSMLHSESKSHINKEEEKQALEEQQSISSVGVIVSSHTDKSKHPQDNCVEERMPLSYLKEASSHNGEEGVDLSLYSSHHQKSNSGRSPNPPQTASHKYSYPESTYGSDLSIKNRVRAGTGSVMETNPRFFGYQLSQVGYSHVHPKDGSSSGVEMLVKRSHGVGSKAQDENSQMQQFPSLLQEVLQGYNLDRRYSRQEQTFPARHQAPQQFPSRHSLDITEGLSYSAQIVKTTNRKHGSDPDFATDTQSLVKSEVSNAKIIQNAEKPDMGVSQSHLAQTVDSQQSPAKHINLSDFSMPQRKTLSNVQELLLQEPEPLTLTSQTEPQKSGSTLAPSERRSVICDVSPNRRSTPEREREGGKEKEREKSQSAASVIQQPFSSPAAPSDLSKKDVIEKQVKMEMVHKESGNSQNENNGSQSEAEYHSKPPHLSSGVSADPYRRGTVDITPMPSHPVSMTALTSPTRHHSYLHGVDLSSGSSGTFPYQYGDSREDNVMSRSNLQFSSHHPFHHLPPQSQSTSKLQMYPHTRGPPHPPHDISEWVKAINRPPKDMMMMQHGSSPGRHKVNQSEQRQRLIPLADIQVEHTSKTQSVHHQNPYHDMKIWESTHPRREGARMMEGDAYYRAQPPPLPGPPPLASHSHVPTQLTHSHNAVKSEESRGATDEAKHACPPSPSISSKPPSDTSTTQPQRPTKTGGSGDTNPLILRRRVRSFISPIPAKRLLQDSPQQRVATNSHHSPGAQSEPSHHNDDDSSTTEVPCPRLSSPQPGENSFLQPLSPSGGNTKVLAARKGRGLKLEAIVQKITPNIKKPAAPTDDESNHYPGFLHSDIPAFNESQDQDLANFPRVAGGEDSYMDESHSLNNMIPFRGVDETGLLPTSSFPCESHQSSQVKQQDFNFGLGATVASASGDKEDFALLGPLPPPPPLPRPVQGSPPPSSSALSDIQHFTNTYQQLETRRGEQSAANLLRQKLQESGMGFEDYPGSDYYGTTPPHQGHMLNRQHQMSSGRSSLSPTDSKPLENVVPKGYFPSGKKKGRPVGSVNKQKRAQTQVPVQAQAQIQPQSTALSVPPLPTTPPPPTPAPASTPPATQTPSSTSTPTIPTLSENTNTPPIAPPVLTQVVKADVESEDTQPETEAKQVRCRRRGVKVDGEALEVRGRQRRRRRAPVPAAPPISKDEPDAPLGATGSFSTNRGCPDPNRKGLFIPHIHVEKKIPEIGAVCTIVNAEDDKMRGERSAAGGKAGGVGIDSLLTSALSSQLSRRDRELEKRETDEVETTLQSGKALPSSGYVVTGSVITETNHSGRLLCCLCQKWANYKHLGDLYGPYYPAEYAAKLPKNQPQIRQCQPSTGPNKTGPNLDMNALSTLQVTPTRLAQFNIPSSENDNFCSNPAERTAFTAPTEEMMMMMYMPGKLSNKTPLAWEKSPDLRPIPELKREPDLEGDQQQQQAQKQQPQQQLTDDTQQRPQHRKLTSHPRFKRRHKSSEDSPRMVPSNSKASLPFQPPPPALDSLGPLAQLAQLPQMPMDPEELWVHEGCIAWTSGVYLVNGRLYGLQEALDGARETSCSFCEIVGSTLGCYSKGCTLRYHYLCAIEADCSLNEDNFSLRCPKHKVKKESLPRASGQPSQCMWSSQREAEGNWEKEEPDLGSCTLDSRPRWGKM; this is encoded by the exons atgcagaatttctCCAACAGCCCGGCTCCACCCTCAATCCCTCCTGGATTCAGCGGGAGGAGCGTGGGCGGACCGCCGTATCCCCCTCAGCCAGTGGAGCCCCAGATCTCTCCGAGGATGATGGAAGATTACGTCGGGATGCAGCAGCAGAGCATTCACAGAGGCCACCACCATCCGAGCCAAGCCAGCCACATGCTTGCGTTCGGCGTGAGGAACAGAGGAGCTTTGGAGCTTCCGCCAACACAGGGTAACGTCCACGCCGGTAACAATAACAACCCCTACAGGAAGGAGGCtatggagttttatttttcaatgggTGGAAAAGACAGACATAGGAGGGGAGGGATGGGCTATGGGGGAAGTTTTGGGTACCCCGGTATCGATGGACATATACCTCACCAGTATCGACATCCTGGATCCAGTTCTGTTACATCGTCTGGCCTGATGTCGCCATACCCAGTGGATTATGGCTCTAGTGCCGGTTCAGGGGGCGCTGCTGGAGCCTTCTCTCCTTCCCATCAGTACAATATGAATCAGAACCCTGTGATGCAGTCAGTTCCAGGCTCTCAAATGCAACAGCGCCAACATGGGCAGAGCTTTCCTCCTGTCCACCAGgcacagcagcaaagaaactACCCACACTCCGGGCACAGGATGACCCCACAGTACCATTACTCTCCACAGGGGGGAGCATCCACAGGGTCATCTGGAATGTACAGCCCACCTCTGCAGAGATATCTGGATGGAGCTGCAAACAGCAGCTTTGATCCTAAAGTCAACAGTTCCCCAAGTGTCAACACTAGCTCCAATTCAGTCTCTAGTACAGGCACTGCTAATAACGTGGGCCCTGTGGAGAATGTTCAGCAGAGCTATCCAGCTTCGAATTATTCTGGATATCTCCCACAGTCTCATTCACTTCATAAGCAAGCCACACTACAGCACAGAAACTCGCAGCACAGTTTAGGGGTTGGTTATGACGGATCTCTGAAAATGCCTCACCAGGGTCTGCCTGCAGGCagcatttttgcaaaacatcaTCAAACCTCCAACCCAAGTATAGCTCAGCCATCCTCCCAAGAAATAGCCAAATCCCCTATGCATTCTAATGCGCAGCAAActcaaatgaaccaaaacttTAGCCCGATATCAAACCCCTCCCCTGCTGCCTCTGCAGTTCATTCCCCCAGCTGTAGCTCTTCTCCTTCCCCTCTAATGGGGGTTTCTGAGGCACTTGGGAATGCCTCAAATCACGGCCCTCCCATGTCGAGCACCCGTAGCGGCCCTGGCCACAGTAGGCTACTGCAGACCGCACCTCAGTTGAGTCCCACACCCAACTCAAATAGCAGCGTCAGTAGTTGCGGCAGCAGTGGCAGCCACAAAGCTCACAGCCTGAGCGCAGTTGGGGGGAGCAGCCTACCTCCAGTGGGTCGAAATAAAATGAGCCAGGGATCCCGAGAGGAAGGCTCCTCTGTTTATTCCACTTCCTCTCTTGACAgaatgcaggatgccggcctgAACAGTCTCAATGCCTTGAGCTCCCAAGTAGCCAATTTACCGAACACAGTACAGCACATGCTCCTCACTGACACGGTGTTCTCGCACAAGAAGAGAGACGGCGGGCAAGCGCCACACGCGGCGCACTGCGTGCCCCCATCGCAACCCAGGAGCCGGAATTTAAGTGCAGCCTCGAGCGGCAGCACAGTCAAAGACGTCAGAGCTGGTGACGGGGCAGAGGAAGACTCAACTCTGCTACCTGTTGGAGCGCCGTCTGGGACCAAAGTGGAGCCAGAGGAGCAGCTGGCTGAGAGGGAGCGGGGGAGAGCAAGGCAGGTGAGTGGTGCGAGCTCTGGGTCTGAAGTTACGAGCTATAATCCAACCCAAACGCAACCTGGACAGACATGTAATGTTAAAATACTCGTCCTCGAATCACAGTcaaaagaagcagcagaaactaaaacaaaagaaattaacatTCCTTCATCAGCAGCATCTCTATCCTCTGAAGGTAGTCTAACTTTACATTCAGCACCACCAGTTTCCTcatccccctcctcctcttccaaTATTCCTCCTGCCACAACACAGAATTGTGTCTCAGAAACTGGTTTGGCATATAATGACCATAGAGGTGGagaaattaaaaaggaaagtgAAGCAGCAGCTGAGAAAACACAGAAGGTCAGCAGCCAAATGCAACAAGATGGAGGAGTGAGTGCAAAAAATGGccaggaaaagaaaagcatgttgCACTCAGAGTCCAAGTCGCACATTAacaaggaggaagaaaaacaggcaTTAGAGGAACAGCAAAGCATCAGTAGCGTTGGTGTGATTGTTTCAAGTCACACTGACAAAAGTAAGCATCCCCAAGACAATTGTGTGGAAGAGAGAATGCCACTCTCTTATTTAAAAGAGGCAAGCAGCCATAATGGGGAGGAAGGTGTAGATCTTAGTCTGTATTCGTCCCATCATCAAAAGTCAAACAGTGGGAGGTCTCCGAATCCTCCCCAAACTGCTTCGCATAAATACAGCTACCCAGAATCAACATATGGCTCAGATTTGTCGATAAAAAACAGAGTGAGGGCCGGCACAGGCTCTGTAATGGAAACAAACCCCAGATTCTTTGGATACCAGCTCTCGCAGGTCGGTTACAGTCATGTGCATCCAAAAGATGGGTCCAGTTCTGGGGTTGAGATGCTAGTGAAGAGAAGTCATGGGGTGGGGTCTAAAGCTCAGGATGAGAACTCACAGATGCAGCAATTCCCAAGTCTCCTGCAAGAAGTTCTTCAGGGTTACAATTTAGACAGACGCTATAGTAGACAGGAGCAGACGTTCCCTGCACGTCATCAAGCCCCACAGCAGTTTCCATCTAGACATTCACTTGACATCACTGAGGGTTTGTCTTACTCGGCTCAAATTGTAAAGACCACAAATCGGAAACATGGAAGTGATCCGGATTTTGCCACAGATACTCAGTCCTTAGTAAAGTCAGAGGTCTCTAATGCTAAGATTattcaaaatgctgaaaaaccTGACATGGGTGTGTCCCAGAGCCATTTAGCACAGACTGTAGATTCCCAGCAGTCCCCAGCTAAACACATCAACTTATCTGACTTCTCTATGCCGCAGAGAAAAACATTATCTAATGTACAAGAGCTCCTTTTGCAAGAGCCGGAACCGTTAACTCTCACTTCTCAAACCGAGCCCCAGAAATCAGGATCCACATTAGCCCCGTCGGAACGGCGATCCGTCATCTGCGACGTGTCGCCGAACCGACGTAGCACACCAGAGCGAGAAAGGGAGGGGGGGAAAGAAAAGGAACGGGAGAAAAGTCAGAGTGCAGCCTCGGTGATCCAACAACCATTTTCTTCTCCAGCTGCACCAAGTGATCTCAGTAAAAAGGATGTTATAGAAAAGCAAGTGAAAATGGAAATGGTGCACAAAGAGTCTGGAAATTCACAAAATGAGAATAATGGCAGTCAATCTGAGGCGGAGTATCATTCTAAACCTCCTCATTTGTCAAGTGGGGTAAGTGCTGACCCGTACAGGCGTGGCACTGTCGATATAACCCCCATGCCCTCACACCCTGTGAGCATGACTGCTTTGACCTCACCAACAAGGCATCACTCATATCTTCATGGAGTCGATCTTTCGTCCGGCAGCAGTGGTACATTTCCGTACCAATATGGAGACTCAAGAGAAGATAACGTGATGTCACGGAGTAATCTGCAGTTTTCCTCTCACCATCCCTTTCACCATTTACCTCCTCAGTCTCAATCCACCAGTAAACTTCAAATGTATCCGCATACACGTGGCCCCCCACACCCTCCTCACGACATTAGTGAGTGGGTAAAAGCCATAAACAGGCCTCCGAAGGATATGATGATGATGCAGCATGGATCTTCTCCTGGGAGACACAAGGTTAACCAGTCAGAGCAGAGACAGCGATTAATCCCACTGGCTGACATCCAAGTTGAACACACGAGCAAAACGCAGTCAGTGCATCATCAAAATCCTTACCATGATATGAAAATATGGGAGTCTACACATCCTAGGAGAGAGGGCGCTCGGATGATGGAGGGAGACGCCTACTATAGGGCccaacctcctcctcttcctggccCTCCTCCTCTAGCTTCACACAGTCACGTTCCGACACAACTGACTCACAGCCACAATGCTGTCAAATCCGAGGAATCCAGAGGAGCTACAGACGAGGCCAAACATGCCTGTCCACCTTCCCCATCCATCTCCTCTAAGCCTCCTTCAGACACAAGCACCACTCAGCCACAGCGTCCAACAAAAACCGGAGGTTCCGGAGACACAAATCCCCTGATTTTAAGAAGAAGGGTTCGGTCTTTCATATCTCCCATTCCTGCAAAAAGACTGCTCCAGGACTCACCTCAGCAGAGAGTCGCTACAAACTCTCATCACTCCCCTGGAGCTCAGTCTGAGCCCAGCCATCACAACGACGATGACTCATCCACCACAGAGGTGCCATGTCCTCGGCTCTCCTCCCCACAGCCAGGTGAGAACAGCTTCCTACAACCGCTGTCTCCTTCAGGTGGTAACACCAAGGTTTTGGCTGCCAGAAAAGGACGAGGCTTGAAACTGGAGGCAATAGTGCAGAAAATTACCCCAAATATTAAAAAGCCAGCAGCCCCTACCGATGATGAGTCAAATCATTACCCTGGTTTCCTGCACTCAGACATCCCAGCGTTTAATGAGTCACAGGATCAAGACTTGGCAAATTTCCCCAGGGTTGCAGGAGGAGAGGATAGTTACATGGATGAAAGTCATTCATTAAACAACATGATTCCATTTAGAGGAGTTGATGAAACCGGGCTTTTACCCACATCTTCCTTCCCATGTGAATCCCATCAATCATCTCAAGTCAAGCAGCAAGACTTTAACTTCGGTTTAGGGGCCACCGTGGCGTCTGCATCAGGTGATAAGGAAGACTTTGCTTTGCTCGGCCCATTACCTCCTCCCCCACCTCTTCCCCGCCCGGTCCAGGGTTCTCCGCCTCCGTCTTCATCTGCCCTGTCGGACATTCAGCATTTTACAAACACATACCAGCAGCTTGAGACTCGAAGGGGAGAGCAATCTGCTGCTAACCTCCTTCGACAGAAACTCCAAGAATCTGGCATGGGATTTGAGGATTACCCTGGCAGCGACTACTACGGGACCACCCCGCCCCACCAAGGCCACATGCTGAACAGACAACATCAGATGTCCTCTGGAAGGTCCAGTCTGTCGCCGACAGACTCAAAGCCATTGGAGAATGTTGTGCCCAAGGGCTATTTCCCATCTGGCAAGAAGAAGGGCAGGCCCGTTGGAAGCGTGAATAAGCAAAAACGGGCTCAAACCCAAGTCCCGGTGCAGGCCCAGGCTCAAATCCAACCACAGAGCACAGCTCTAAGTGTTCCCCCACTTCCAACCACTCCACCCCCTCCAACCCCAGCACCTGCCTCCACCCCACCAGCAACACAAACTCCCAGCAGCACATCAACCCCTACCATACCCACTCtgtcagaaaacacaaacactcccCCAATAGCCCCCCCTGTTCTGACCCAAGTGGTGAAAGCTGACGTCGAGAGTGAGGACACGCAGCCAGAGACTGAGGCAAAACAGGTGCGATGCAGACGCAGAGGCGTGAAAGTCGACGGCGAGGCGCTGGAGGTGAGGGGgcggcagaggaggaggaggagagcacCGGTACCTGCGGCACCACCCATATCTAAAGATGAGCCAGATGCACCTTTGGGGGCAACGGGGAGTTTCAGCACAAACAGAGGTTGCCCAGATCCAAATAGAAAAGGCCTGTTTATTCCTCACATccatgtggagaaaaaaatacctgAGATCGGAGCTGTGTGCACTATTGTTAACGCCGAGGACGACAAAATGAGAGGAGAGCGCAGTGCAGCGGGAGGAAAAGCAGGAGGTGTTGGAATTGATTCGCTCCTGACCTCAGCGCTTTCCTCCCAGTTATCTCGGAGAGACAGAGAGTTGGAGAAAAGGGAGACGGATGAGGTGGAAACCACACTTCAGTCAGGCAAAGCACTTCCTTCATCTGGCTATGTCGTTACAGGGTCTGTGATCACAGAAACCAATCACTCCGGGCGCCTGCTGTGCTGTCTGTGCCAGAAATGGGCAAACTACAAACATCTTGGAGATCTCTACGGGCCATACTATCCGGCTGAATACGCCGCAAAGCTCCCCAAGAACCAGCCCCAGATCAGACAGTGTCAGCCCTCTACAGGCCCAAACAAAACTGGACCAAATTTAGACATGAACGCTTTGAGTACACTTCAAGTCACACCAACACGGCTCGCTCAGTTCAACATCCCCTCATCTGAGAACGACAATTTCTGCTCAAACCCAGCAGAGAGAACTGCCTTCACAGCCCCAACAgaggagatgatgatgatgatgtataTGCCCGGAAAGCTCAGCAACAAAACACCTTTAGCCTGGGAGAAAAGCCCTGATCTGCGACCTATCCCTGAGCTTAAAAGAGAGCCAGACCTTGAAGGcgaccagcagcagcaacaggcACAGAagcagcagccgcagcagcagctgacAGACGACACTCAGCAGCGACCTCAGCACAGAAAGCTGACCTCACATCCCCGCTTTAAAAGGCGACACAAGTCCAGCGAGGACTCCCCTCGGATGGTTCCATCCAACAGTAAGGCTTCCCTGCCTTTTCAGCCCCCTCCGCCTGCCTTGGACTCCCTGGGGCCCTTGGCACAACTCGCACAGCTGCCACAGATGCCCATGGACCCAGAGGAGCTGTGGGTGCATGAAGGATGTATAGCATGGACAAGTGGAGTGTACCTCGTCAATGGGAGACTGTACGGCCTGCAGGAGGCACTAGATGGAGCCAGAGAAACT AGCTGCTCGTTCTGCGAGATAGTTGGCTCGACGCTGGGCTGCTACAGTAAAGGCTGCACGCTCCGCTACCACTACCTGTGTGCTATTGAAGCAG ACTGTTCTCTGAATGAAGATAACTTCTCGCTGAGGTGTCCGAAGCACAAGGTAAAGAAGGAGAG TTTACCCAGAGCATCCGGCCAGCCAAGCCAGTGTATGTGGAGCAGTCAGAGAGAGGCTGAGGGAAACTGGGAGAAGGAGGAGCCGGATTTGGGGAGCT GTACCTTGGACAGTAGGCCTCGGTGGGGGAAAATGTGA